In Zobellia roscoffensis, the following are encoded in one genomic region:
- a CDS encoding aldose epimerase family protein, giving the protein MKGIKGIKGSFLLICFCVFAQTNAQKHAGVTSKDWGTANGRNVILYTLVNANGMVVKLTNFGGTITSIMVPDKNGVFEDVVLGFDTLEQYTAEHPCFGATIGRVANRIRNGKFTIDGTTYELSKNSDVHCLHGGNEFDRVVWDSKIVANKLGPSIRLQHISADNTMGFPGNLESYVTYTLTDDNAIEVHYEATTDKATHVNMTQHSYFNLNGMKDKIYDHILKIDADKYTEIDEEIIPTGKLGTVKGTDWDLTTPTPIGNNIHKLNFNGYHYNYIFNKPVGELKEVIEVVELKSGRTMTISTTQPGVQFYSGNAIGDALTGKNNIKYANHMAFCLETQHFPDTPNHENFPSTLLLPGEKYDETAIFHFGVTE; this is encoded by the coding sequence ATGAAAGGAATTAAAGGAATAAAAGGTTCTTTTTTACTGATTTGTTTTTGTGTATTTGCACAAACAAATGCTCAAAAGCATGCAGGTGTAACCAGTAAAGACTGGGGGACCGCAAATGGTAGAAACGTAATTTTATACACTTTGGTAAATGCGAATGGCATGGTAGTAAAACTCACCAATTTTGGAGGTACTATTACCTCTATTATGGTACCTGACAAAAATGGTGTATTTGAGGATGTAGTACTCGGTTTTGACACTTTAGAACAGTACACTGCGGAGCACCCTTGCTTTGGAGCTACCATAGGAAGGGTTGCTAACCGTATTAGAAACGGTAAATTTACGATTGATGGAACTACCTACGAACTCTCAAAAAATAGCGATGTACACTGTCTACACGGTGGTAACGAATTTGACCGTGTGGTCTGGGATTCAAAAATTGTAGCTAACAAACTGGGGCCTTCTATTAGATTGCAACATATCTCAGCAGATAATACCATGGGGTTTCCTGGTAATTTAGAGAGTTACGTCACGTATACTCTGACTGATGACAATGCTATTGAAGTGCATTATGAAGCCACAACGGATAAAGCTACGCATGTGAATATGACCCAGCACAGCTATTTTAACCTTAATGGCATGAAAGACAAAATCTATGACCATATCCTAAAAATAGATGCTGACAAATACACTGAAATCGATGAAGAAATTATTCCTACAGGAAAATTAGGTACTGTAAAAGGCACAGATTGGGATTTAACCACTCCAACTCCAATAGGCAATAACATTCACAAGCTGAACTTTAACGGGTATCATTACAATTATATTTTTAATAAACCTGTTGGGGAATTAAAAGAAGTAATAGAAGTAGTAGAACTTAAATCGGGTCGGACAATGACTATTTCAACTACGCAACCAGGGGTTCAATTTTATTCCGGCAATGCCATAGGAGATGCCTTAACAGGGAAAAACAATATAAAATATGCCAACCATATGGCATTTTGTTTGGAGACTCAACATTTCCCGGATACTCCCAATCACGAGAACTTCCCTTCTACGCTATTGCTTCCTGGTGAAAAGTACGATGAAACTGCTATTTTTCATTTTGGGGTAACTGAATGA